A genomic window from Nicotiana sylvestris chromosome 11, ASM39365v2, whole genome shotgun sequence includes:
- the LOC138881360 gene encoding uncharacterized protein has translation MHKYNNVSDDALRLRVFKYSLARDTRKWLQNMPPNSIHSCPELVRALLAKWFPQSKKSELRDKIFFFKQVPGEYLHEAWDRFKLYLVRSPNHGFSDSILLEKFHMGLDPMNQSIAKNVADGSFMDKTFARITQILDKMANHNQAWHSEDTTGGIAYGSPSLTTMIKENQERDQVIAGLATNVNVLTKIFIESQTKKVNVVEDVQPSSSEDYEEANYVNNAQGGYQRQQYQDANDTREHNPKQKGTLLSDSIANPKGSESGPTSHIMAIVTRSGKVLQGESEQVVEVDKSEQEVKVEEPSVVEVDKVPEELKVKEVNREEVKEKVKKTPKALPPIPRPLPPFTQRLSRNIDDSKLEKFYDILKQLSINIPFLEAFQEMSGFAKYLKDLITKKRTTKNEVVNMTHQVSSIIATTTVQKKEDLGAFTIPCTIRECDFTRAHYDNGARINLMPLAIYKKAGLGMPRLISMILQMADRSIKRPTRIVYDVLVKVGKFHLPADFIILYCEIEKEISIILGRPFLAT, from the exons ATGCATAAGTATAACAATGTCTCAGATGATGCCCTAAGGTTGAGGGTGTTCAAGTACTCACTAGCTAGGGACACAAGGAAATGGCTTCAAAATATGCCACCAAATTCCATTCATTCTTGTCCTGAACTTGTCCGAGCACTCTTAGCTAAATGGTTCCCGCAAAGTAAGAAATCTGAGCTccgggataaaattttctttttcaagcaagtaccgGGAGAATATCTACATGAGGCATGGGATCGATTCAAGTTATATTTGGTGAGGTCTCCCAACCATGGTTTTTCAGATTCTATCTTGTTGGAGAAATTCCACATGGGTTTAGATCCTATGAACCAATCTATAGCCAAGAATGTAGCTGATGGATCTTTTATGGATAAGACATTCGCAAGGATCACACAAATACTCGACAAAATGGCAAACCATAATCAAGCTTGGCACTCAGAGGACACCACAGGTGGAATTGCATATGGTTCTCCCTCCTTGACCACCATGATTAAGGagaatcaagaaagagatcaagtaATTGCAGGGCTTGCCACCAATGTCAATGTGTTGACAAAAATATTCATTGAAAGTCAAACGAAGAAGGTAAATGTGGTGGAAGATGTGCAACCATCATCAAGTGAAGATTATGAGGAAGCAAACTATGTCAACAACGCTCAAGGAGGCtatcaaaggcaacaataccaag ATGCAAATGACACTAGGGAACACAATCCAAAGCAAAAGGGAACACTTCTTAGTGACTCAATTGCGAACCCAAAGGGTAGTGAGAGTGGTCCAACTTCTCATATCATGGCAATTGTTACTCGAAGTGGGAAGGTACTACAAGGAGAGAGTGAACAAGTGGTTGAAGTAGATAAGTCAGAACAAGAGGTTAAGGTTGAAGAGCCAAGTGTTGTTGAAGTTGATAAGGTTCCAGAAGAGTTGAAAGTTAAAGAAGTGAATCGGGAAGAGGTAAAAGAAAAGGTAAAAAAGACACCAAAAGCTCTAccacctattcctagacctcTTCCCCCTTTTACTCAAAGACTTTCAAGGAATATTGATGATAGCAAACTTGAAAAGTTCTATGACATTCTCAAGCAGTTATCGATAAACATTCCATTTCtggaagcatttcaagagatgtcgggttttgctaaatatttgaaagacttgaTCACCAAGAAGAGAACCACCAAGAATGAAGTAGTGAATATGACTCACCAggttagttccatcattgcaacaaccactgttcaaaagaaagaagacctAGGAGCTTTCACTATTCCATGCACTATTAGGGAGTGTGATTTTACCAGAGCCCATTATGATAATGGGGCTAGAATCAACTTAATGCCTCTTGCCATTTACAAGAAAGCGGGATTAGGTATGCCAAGGCTCATAAGTATGATATTGCAAATGGCCGATCGTTCCATAAAGAGACCGACGAGAATTGTCTATGATGTGCTTGTAAAAGTGGGAAAGTTTCATTTACCCGCCGATTTCATAATCCtttattgtgaaattgaaaaagagatCTCTATAATCTTGGGGAGACCATTCCTTGCCACATGA